A stretch of Balaenoptera ricei isolate mBalRic1 chromosome 9, mBalRic1.hap2, whole genome shotgun sequence DNA encodes these proteins:
- the LOC132371366 gene encoding large ribosomal subunit protein uL22-like, translating to MVRYSLDPENPTKSCKSRGSNLRVHFKNTRETAQAIEGMHIRKATKSLKDVTLKKQCVPFCHYSGGVGRCAQAKQWGWTQGRWPKKSAEFLLHMLKNAESNAELEGLDVDSLVIEHIQVNKAPKMRRRTYRAHGRINPYMNSPCHTEMILTEKEQTVPKPEEEFAQKKKISQKKLKKQKLMARE from the coding sequence ATGGTTCGCTATTCACTTGAcccagaaaaccccacaaaatcatGCAAATCGAGAGGTTCAAATCTTCGTGTTCACTTTAAGAACACTCGTGAAACAGCCCAGGCCATTGAGGGTATGCATATCCGAAAAGCCACCAAGTCTCTGAAGGATGTCACTTTAAAGAAGCAATGTGTGCCATTCTGTCATTACAGTGGTGGAGTTGGTAGGTGTGCCCAGGCCAAACAGTGGGGCTGGACGCAGGGTCGGTGGCCCAAAAAGAGTGCTGAATTTTTACTGCACATGCTCAAAAATGCAGAGAGTAATGCTGAACTTGAGGGCTTAGATGTAGATTCTCTGGTCATTGAGCATATCCAGGTGAACAAAGCCCCCAAGATGCGGCGCAGGACTTACAGAGCTCATGGTCGGATCAACCCATACATGAACTCTCCCTGCCACACTGAGATGATCcttactgaaaaagaacagactgttcctaaaccagaagaggagtttgcccagaagaaaaagatatcccagaagaaattgaagaaacaaaaacttatggcCCGGgaataa